In a genomic window of Niallia taxi:
- a CDS encoding beta-glucosidase family protein, which produces MMKHQDLIGKMTLEEKASLMSGQNFWNTKAIERLGIPSIMLTDGPHGLRKQGGRADHLGLNKSLPATCYPTAATLANSWDKSLIYDVGKDIGKEARSEKVSVLLGPGLNIKRNPLCGRNFEYFSEDPYLTGELASEMVKGIQSNGISACPKHYAVNSQEHMRMTIDEIVDERSLREIYLTGFEKVVKESNPYTIMSSYNKVNGEFANENQYLANDILYSEWGYDGVVVTDWGGNNDRVAGLRAHNQLEMPSTNGITDKEIVNAINEGTLDESILDQAVDHLLSLIFKVHLDDKEPLQVDYNQHHNKAVEAARQSIVLLKNESNILPLKDGKRVAVIGDFAKNPRYQGAGSSLINPYKLSNSLDYLQGSKLNIVGYAQGYKRMGGKSSKLVQEATSLSKSAEVVLLFIGLDESTEAEGVDRNDLKIAHNQLELVESIIQVNDNVVVVLSGGGALELPFADKVKGIIHTYLSGQGGGEAVADILLGNCNPSGKLSETFPLHYSDVPSSSYYPGQQATSEHKEGLFIGYRYYETANVPVRYPFGYGLSYTTFEFSNLMIDKFTVSFDLTNTGEVAGAEIVQLYIEMLDSRIFRARKELKGFDKVYLDPGETKRVTLTLTKRDFSFFNPVINDWEVESGNYKIQIGSSIQKIHMEETVQMDGVSPSIFIKSEFPHYSIADVKQIPDSEFEKILGRRLPSKHWDSNKDLGMNDTINQAQYKNWIGKLFYNSIMFFHFFFKKIGRPLTANNVYFIINMPFRQVDRFTGGKVSKKNVETLLRWINR; this is translated from the coding sequence ATGATGAAACATCAAGATTTAATTGGAAAAATGACATTGGAAGAAAAGGCATCCCTCATGTCCGGGCAAAATTTTTGGAATACCAAGGCAATTGAACGTCTAGGGATTCCATCTATTATGCTAACAGATGGACCGCACGGGCTGCGAAAACAAGGTGGGAGGGCAGATCATCTAGGACTAAACAAAAGTTTACCAGCAACATGTTACCCAACTGCGGCAACGTTAGCAAATAGTTGGGATAAATCACTTATATATGATGTTGGAAAAGATATTGGAAAGGAAGCTCGTAGTGAAAAGGTAAGTGTCTTACTTGGTCCTGGGTTAAATATTAAACGTAATCCATTATGTGGACGTAATTTTGAGTATTTTTCAGAAGACCCATACCTAACTGGTGAACTTGCTAGTGAAATGGTTAAAGGAATTCAGTCTAATGGAATTTCTGCATGCCCTAAGCATTATGCTGTAAATAGTCAGGAACATATGCGCATGACTATTGATGAAATTGTAGATGAGCGTTCGCTTAGAGAAATTTATTTAACAGGGTTTGAAAAAGTTGTCAAAGAGAGTAACCCTTATACAATAATGTCTTCCTATAATAAGGTTAATGGGGAATTTGCAAATGAAAATCAATACTTAGCTAATGACATATTGTACTCTGAGTGGGGATATGACGGTGTTGTTGTAACAGACTGGGGTGGAAATAATGACCGTGTTGCGGGCTTAAGAGCTCATAATCAGTTAGAAATGCCTTCTACTAATGGTATTACAGATAAGGAAATTGTTAATGCAATAAATGAAGGAACATTAGATGAATCAATACTAGATCAAGCAGTAGATCATTTATTATCCTTAATTTTTAAAGTACATTTAGATGATAAGGAGCCTTTGCAAGTTGATTATAACCAGCACCATAACAAGGCAGTTGAAGCAGCGAGGCAGTCAATCGTTCTCCTGAAAAATGAAAGTAACATACTTCCACTTAAAGATGGAAAAAGAGTAGCTGTTATTGGCGATTTTGCAAAAAACCCAAGATATCAAGGAGCAGGAAGTTCATTAATTAACCCTTATAAATTAAGTAACTCACTTGATTATTTACAAGGCTCTAAATTAAATATAGTTGGCTACGCACAGGGATACAAACGAATGGGTGGCAAGAGTAGTAAATTAGTACAAGAAGCAACAAGTCTTTCAAAATCTGCGGAAGTAGTGCTTTTATTTATTGGACTTGATGAAAGCACAGAAGCAGAAGGTGTAGATAGAAACGATTTAAAAATAGCTCATAATCAGTTAGAACTTGTTGAATCTATAATTCAGGTAAATGATAATGTGGTGGTAGTTTTATCTGGTGGTGGAGCACTTGAATTGCCATTTGCAGATAAGGTAAAAGGAATTATTCACACCTATCTATCCGGGCAAGGTGGGGGGGAAGCAGTCGCTGATATACTACTTGGTAATTGCAATCCAAGTGGTAAATTAAGTGAAACATTCCCATTGCATTATTCTGATGTTCCATCCTCTTCATACTATCCAGGACAACAAGCAACGAGCGAACATAAAGAAGGATTGTTTATCGGCTATAGGTACTATGAAACTGCAAATGTACCTGTGCGCTATCCATTTGGCTATGGATTATCTTATACTACATTTGAATTTAGTAATCTTATGATAGATAAATTCACCGTAAGTTTTGATTTGACAAATACAGGTGAAGTTGCTGGGGCAGAGATTGTGCAATTATATATCGAAATGCTAGATTCAAGAATTTTTCGCGCAAGAAAAGAATTAAAAGGCTTTGATAAAGTTTACCTAGACCCAGGCGAAACGAAACGAGTGACACTAACACTAACCAAACGAGATTTTTCCTTCTTTAATCCAGTAATTAATGACTGGGAGGTTGAATCAGGGAATTACAAGATTCAAATAGGTAGTTCCATTCAAAAAATTCATATGGAGGAAACAGTTCAAATGGATGGTGTTTCTCCATCGATATTTATTAAAAGTGAATTTCCACACTATTCAATTGCCGACGTAAAGCAAATTCCTGATTCAGAATTTGAAAAGATATTAGGGAGAAGACTACCATCTAAACATTGGGATTCTAATAAAGATTTAGGAATGAATGACACGATTAATCAAGCGCAATATAAAAACTGGATAGGAAAATTGTTCTATAATAGTATTATGTTCTTTCATTTTTTCTTTAAAAAGATAGGAAGACCATTAACAGCTAATAATGTATACTTTATTATAAATATGCCATTTAGACAGGTCGACCGTTTTACAGGAGGTAAAGTCAGTAAAAAGAATGTAGAGACACTCTTACGATGGATTAATAGATAA
- the nikA gene encoding nickel ABC transporter substrate-binding protein yields the protein MLKRMDNKLFLLIIAFIFILSGCSNGSVKDTKSTESNKDTLTVAWPRDIGEMNPHIYNPSQLFAQSMVYEPLVSYGDNGELVPHLAKSWDISKDGKEYVFHLRQDVEFSDGTSFNAEIVNKNFESILKNIDIHSWLGFISKIENTEVIDEYTFKFTLTEPYYPTIQELAVVRPVRFLGEAGFPKDGDTSKGVEKPIGTGPWILEDYKVDEYATFKRNDNYWGDIPNVEQIKVKIIPDAETRVLAFEKGDLDLLYGEGVISIDSYKQLEATGSYKTSISEPVATRQLVMNTTVEQLSDERVRQALHYGFNKEAMVDGVTSGLEEKADYILPTNLPYTSNVTATKVNYNTKKAEALLDEAGWKLTKGNTIREKNGKPLTIELMYNTAETIQKTMAETLQSEWAGIGVQLNIVGVDLTTQVERFKANEFEMNFFSNYGAPYDPHTFANIIATEGFGFNEAISAYSDKNELLNKIAMVTKTTDEQERQKLYTEILGSLQEQGAIVPISYIKQIGIYQKNISNFTFSANRDEDPFKGIKKNQQ from the coding sequence ATGTTAAAACGAATGGACAATAAATTGTTTTTACTTATTATTGCTTTTATTTTTATACTATCCGGCTGCTCCAATGGGTCAGTAAAAGACACAAAGTCGACTGAAAGTAATAAAGACACACTTACAGTGGCATGGCCCAGAGATATTGGTGAAATGAATCCACATATATACAATCCATCTCAATTATTTGCTCAATCTATGGTTTATGAGCCATTAGTGAGCTATGGCGATAACGGAGAACTGGTACCACATTTAGCAAAGTCATGGGACATCTCCAAAGATGGGAAAGAATATGTTTTCCATTTACGTCAGGATGTTGAATTTTCTGATGGTACTAGTTTTAATGCAGAAATTGTAAATAAGAACTTTGAAAGTATACTAAAAAACATAGATATACACAGTTGGTTAGGTTTTATTTCAAAAATTGAAAATACAGAGGTTATTGATGAATATACATTTAAATTTACTTTGACAGAACCCTACTATCCAACTATTCAAGAATTAGCCGTTGTACGTCCTGTAAGATTCCTGGGTGAGGCTGGTTTTCCTAAAGATGGAGACACTTCAAAAGGTGTAGAAAAACCTATTGGTACTGGCCCATGGATTTTAGAAGATTACAAAGTGGATGAATATGCTACTTTCAAACGGAATGATAATTATTGGGGAGATATCCCAAATGTAGAGCAAATTAAAGTTAAAATCATTCCTGATGCAGAAACACGAGTACTAGCTTTTGAGAAAGGGGATTTAGATCTGTTATATGGAGAAGGTGTAATCAGCATTGATTCATATAAGCAACTAGAGGCAACTGGTTCCTATAAGACTAGTATTTCTGAGCCTGTAGCTACGAGACAGCTTGTAATGAACACAACAGTTGAGCAGTTATCAGATGAGCGTGTACGCCAAGCATTGCATTATGGATTTAACAAAGAAGCAATGGTTGATGGTGTGACTTCTGGATTGGAAGAAAAGGCTGATTATATTTTACCGACCAACTTACCTTATACTTCAAATGTCACAGCAACAAAAGTGAACTATAATACAAAAAAAGCAGAGGCATTATTAGATGAAGCAGGGTGGAAGTTAACGAAGGGCAACACTATTCGAGAAAAAAATGGTAAACCGCTAACAATAGAGTTAATGTATAACACTGCTGAAACAATACAAAAAACTATGGCCGAAACACTTCAATCGGAATGGGCTGGAATTGGTGTGCAATTAAATATTGTAGGAGTAGATTTGACCACTCAAGTAGAAAGATTTAAAGCAAATGAATTTGAAATGAACTTCTTTAGTAATTATGGTGCACCATATGATCCTCATACTTTTGCAAATATAATTGCTACAGAAGGTTTTGGATTTAATGAAGCAATTTCAGCGTATTCAGATAAAAATGAACTACTTAACAAGATTGCTATGGTTACAAAAACAACAGATGAGCAAGAAAGACAAAAATTATATACTGAAATTTTAGGTTCATTACAAGAACAGGGTGCTATTGTTCCTATTTCATACATTAAACAAATAGGAATCTATCAAAAAAATATTTCTAACTTTACGTTCTCTGCAAATAGAGACGAAGATCCTTTTAAGGGGATTAAGAAAAACCAGCAATAA
- the nikB gene encoding nickel ABC transporter permease subunit NikB produces the protein MISYVLKRILTVVPIFLLATLITFGMINLSPVDPAEAYFATAHIQATDEMMEQKRHELGLDQPFLVQYIKTVIKICQFDFGISYITNNPVWEEISSRIVSTIQLTTGSLFIAIFVSIPLGYLAGVKKNSLIDHFSRFLSFIGAAIPSFWLGYLFIFFFSVKLDIFPVEGTGTWKHLILPSITLAFPLIALYTRLLRNSILENLQEPYVLFGKTRGIHGGIITGKHVLRMSIPPMITGLGMNIGNLMTGAIIVEAVFSWPGFGRYFIEAIFNRDVPVIQAYVLLAVCFYLISNLFVDLIQMYIDPRISRKGRQL, from the coding sequence ATGATTTCTTATGTTCTTAAAAGAATATTAACAGTCGTTCCCATATTTCTTTTAGCTACTCTTATTACATTTGGGATGATTAACTTGTCACCAGTGGATCCAGCTGAAGCATACTTTGCTACAGCCCATATCCAAGCAACAGATGAAATGATGGAACAAAAAAGACATGAGTTAGGTTTAGACCAGCCTTTCCTGGTTCAATATATAAAAACTGTCATTAAGATATGCCAATTTGATTTTGGCATATCTTATATTACGAATAACCCTGTTTGGGAAGAGATTAGTTCTCGGATTGTATCTACCATTCAATTAACAACTGGTAGTCTTTTTATTGCAATTTTTGTAAGCATCCCATTAGGATATCTAGCTGGAGTAAAGAAAAACAGTTTAATTGATCATTTTAGTCGGTTCCTTTCTTTTATAGGCGCTGCTATTCCATCGTTTTGGCTGGGCTATTTATTTATTTTTTTCTTTTCTGTAAAATTGGATATTTTCCCGGTAGAAGGTACAGGAACTTGGAAACATTTAATTTTGCCTTCTATTACACTGGCCTTTCCATTAATAGCCTTGTATACTCGACTGCTACGCAATAGTATTCTTGAAAATTTACAAGAACCTTATGTTCTGTTTGGAAAGACAAGAGGTATTCATGGGGGAATTATTACGGGTAAGCATGTATTAAGGATGTCTATCCCTCCAATGATTACCGGACTTGGAATGAATATAGGAAACTTAATGACTGGAGCTATCATAGTAGAAGCAGTGTTTTCATGGCCAGGTTTTGGCCGTTATTTTATTGAAGCAATTTTTAATAGGGATGTACCTGTAATTCAAGCATATGTATTATTGGCAGTATGTTTTTATCTGATAAGTAACTTATTTGTCGACCTAATACAAATGTATATTGACCCTCGTATTTCTAGAAAAGGAAGGCAGCTTTAA
- the nikC gene encoding nickel ABC transporter permease subunit NikC → MIKMLHSKLKGKKIIAVCSLILCGFFMVTLFAPWLAPNDPITVNIAHKLQPPSLDYPLGTDHLGRCTFSRILYGARTSLGYAILIFLSALGIGLVVGTITGYLGGWLDQLLMRVGEGLMAIPSLLFVIGFVGIWGTGIKQVILGMILVQWVYYARVIRGMVLSLREQNYVLAARVNGSSPWKIIKKHIIPNVIPSLAVMGTLEMGWAIMNLSSMSFLGLGVQPPTPEWGAMILEGKSYIRTNPELMIYPGLMILLIVITFNLLGETLSEKFGVKRR, encoded by the coding sequence ATGATTAAGATGTTACATAGTAAACTTAAAGGTAAAAAGATAATTGCCGTTTGTTCGCTCATACTGTGTGGTTTTTTTATGGTCACATTGTTTGCCCCATGGCTAGCGCCTAATGATCCAATCACTGTTAACATAGCCCACAAACTTCAGCCTCCATCATTGGACTATCCATTAGGTACAGATCATCTAGGCAGATGTACATTTTCACGTATACTGTATGGTGCGCGTACTTCTCTTGGATATGCAATACTGATTTTTCTCTCTGCTTTAGGAATAGGTCTTGTGGTTGGGACTATCACTGGATATTTAGGCGGCTGGCTTGATCAACTTCTTATGAGAGTGGGGGAGGGTTTGATGGCTATTCCAAGCCTTCTTTTTGTCATAGGATTTGTTGGTATTTGGGGGACAGGCATTAAACAGGTTATTTTAGGGATGATACTAGTGCAATGGGTGTACTATGCAAGGGTTATTCGAGGCATGGTTTTAAGCTTGAGGGAACAGAATTATGTACTAGCTGCAAGAGTTAATGGGAGTTCTCCTTGGAAAATTATAAAAAAACATATTATACCTAATGTAATACCTTCACTAGCGGTAATGGGAACCTTAGAAATGGGTTGGGCAATAATGAATTTATCATCAATGTCATTTTTAGGCTTAGGAGTCCAACCTCCAACTCCAGAGTGGGGAGCTATGATTCTTGAAGGGAAATCGTATATTAGGACAAATCCAGAGCTGATGATATATCCTGGTTTAATGATTTTATTAATAGTTATTACTTTTAACTTATTAGGAGAAACACTATCTGAAAAATTTGGAGTAAAACGTCGTTAA
- a CDS encoding ABC transporter ATP-binding protein produces MELENDNVLKISGLNVALQTEGGPSSLVHNLSFGIKKREILGIVGESGCGKTVTSMSILQLHDKKTLDVTGSITLHNKELNGLKERDMRKIRGKEIAFIMQNPMNAFTPVFTIGHQFMETIRAHTSLNKKQAKELAIDVMTSVNLPDPDKLLKSYPFQLSGGMLQRVMIAIAVSLQPSVLIADEPTTALDLHSQLLVLRLLDEVRIKYGTSILLISHDLGVISEMADNVIVMRQGEILESANVLELFDNPQHEYTKKLLKTRPTFYSDKQPYTYMS; encoded by the coding sequence ATGGAATTAGAAAACGATAATGTCTTAAAAATAAGTGGATTAAATGTAGCGTTGCAAACGGAGGGAGGGCCCTCAAGTCTTGTCCATAATCTTAGTTTTGGAATAAAAAAAAGGGAAATTCTAGGTATTGTTGGAGAAAGCGGTTGTGGAAAAACGGTTACTAGTATGTCTATATTGCAGCTGCATGATAAAAAAACATTGGATGTGACAGGAAGTATTACTTTGCATAATAAGGAATTAAATGGTTTAAAGGAAAGGGATATGCGAAAGATTAGAGGGAAGGAGATTGCATTTATTATGCAAAATCCAATGAATGCCTTTACTCCAGTTTTTACAATTGGCCATCAGTTTATGGAAACAATTAGAGCACATACTTCATTAAATAAAAAGCAAGCAAAAGAATTAGCTATTGATGTTATGACAAGTGTGAATTTACCTGATCCAGATAAACTATTAAAATCCTATCCCTTCCAATTAAGTGGAGGTATGCTTCAACGTGTAATGATTGCCATAGCAGTATCTTTGCAGCCTTCGGTTCTCATTGCCGATGAACCTACTACAGCGCTTGATCTTCATAGTCAACTTCTAGTACTTCGATTATTAGACGAAGTGCGTATTAAATACGGGACATCTATTTTACTTATATCTCATGATCTCGGGGTTATCTCAGAAATGGCAGATAATGTTATTGTGATGCGACAAGGGGAAATTCTAGAATCAGCCAATGTATTAGAATTATTCGATAACCCGCAACATGAATACACAAAAAAGCTGTTAAAAACAAGGCCAACTTTTTATTCTGACAAACAACCGTATACCTATATGTCATAA
- the nikE gene encoding nickel import ATP-binding protein NikE, with product MSLLQVKQVSLSFHSNKFGIGNKQAKEVLKNISFSIEEGTCLGLIGTSGAGKSTLGKAILGIQPPQNGQVLFQGFDIYKADKRTREKLRRDLQVVFQDSYSAVNPRMTAESIISEPLENFEKLTLEEKRRKVIGLLERVGLSEKDLKKYPHQFSGGQLQRINIARAIALKPKLIILDESVSSLDMVTQSLILQLLSELKKDYFLSYLFITHDIKAAFSLSDKIAVLEKGELIEQYDSKNEFFASKNPIVKQMRESVLSEHPRFGIIRQGDERFVANGLLK from the coding sequence GTGAGTTTGTTACAGGTTAAACAGGTTTCTTTAAGCTTTCATTCAAATAAGTTTGGAATAGGAAATAAGCAAGCAAAAGAAGTACTTAAAAATATATCTTTTTCCATTGAAGAAGGTACATGTTTAGGCTTAATCGGGACAAGTGGAGCCGGTAAAAGTACATTAGGAAAAGCAATACTAGGAATTCAACCTCCACAAAATGGACAAGTTTTGTTTCAAGGATTTGATATTTATAAAGCTGATAAGCGAACTAGAGAAAAATTACGAAGGGACCTACAAGTTGTTTTTCAAGATTCCTACTCAGCGGTTAATCCTCGGATGACTGCAGAATCAATTATCAGTGAACCGTTGGAAAATTTTGAAAAATTAACATTGGAGGAAAAAAGAAGAAAAGTTATTGGACTTTTAGAAAGAGTTGGATTAAGTGAAAAGGATTTAAAAAAATACCCGCATCAATTTAGCGGAGGTCAACTGCAAAGAATTAATATAGCCAGAGCAATAGCCTTAAAACCTAAGTTAATCATACTTGACGAATCAGTAAGCAGTTTAGATATGGTCACACAAAGTTTAATATTACAGTTACTAAGTGAATTAAAAAAAGATTATTTCTTATCCTATCTTTTTATTACACACGATATTAAAGCTGCATTTTCCCTTTCGGATAAAATTGCAGTATTGGAAAAAGGAGAGTTAATTGAGCAGTATGATTCTAAGAATGAATTCTTCGCTTCAAAAAATCCTATTGTAAAACAAATGAGAGAGTCTGTTCTTTCTGAACATCCTCGATTTGGAATTATTAGACAAGGGGATGAACGTTTTGTAGCTAATGGATTACTTAAGTAA
- a CDS encoding DUF4944 domain-containing protein has product MQETDRKNYHIGKLYWKGSKKEEQYINIVSFTSKIDNKVYDVIERESNDEGGNITDKDEMTF; this is encoded by the coding sequence ATGCAAGAAACAGATAGAAAAAATTATCACATAGGAAAACTATATTGGAAAGGTTCGAAAAAGGAAGAACAATATATTAATATAGTCAGTTTTACATCTAAGATTGATAATAAGGTATATGATGTAATTGAGAGGGAAAGTAATGATGAAGGTGGCAATATAACGGACAAAGATGAAATGACTTTCTAA
- a CDS encoding TetR/AcrR family transcriptional regulator, with protein MNRKHVIEVAAILFLEKGFAYTSMDELVRVSKVSKSNVYYHFSNKEELLEAVVDYWIAKYHFAIEEVINQQQFSVEQRVTMFLMQLAQGVQVREFKGSCPFITLAIQSPAQATQLKERIGLFFAELQSKVSLLIAQGIERGEFRKSIQPEEIASLFITNLEGALFIAETQKDATIITKTAQQFMKLLH; from the coding sequence ATGAATCGAAAGCATGTCATTGAAGTAGCAGCAATTTTATTTTTAGAAAAGGGATTTGCATACACAAGCATGGATGAATTGGTTCGAGTCAGTAAAGTGTCCAAGTCAAATGTGTATTACCATTTCTCGAACAAAGAAGAATTATTAGAAGCTGTCGTTGATTATTGGATTGCGAAATACCATTTTGCAATAGAAGAGGTGATAAACCAGCAACAATTTTCGGTCGAGCAACGAGTGACCATGTTTTTAATGCAATTAGCACAAGGTGTGCAAGTGAGGGAGTTTAAAGGAAGTTGTCCATTTATTACACTGGCAATTCAAAGCCCGGCACAAGCTACCCAACTGAAAGAAAGAATTGGCTTGTTTTTTGCTGAATTGCAATCAAAGGTCAGTTTGCTTATTGCTCAAGGAATCGAAAGAGGGGAATTTCGAAAGTCAATCCAGCCAGAAGAAATAGCATCATTATTTATCACCAATTTGGAAGGCGCATTATTTATTGCAGAAACGCAAAAGGATGCAACAATCATTACAAAAACAGCTCAACAATTTATGAAATTGCTTCATTAA
- a CDS encoding alpha/beta fold hydrolase, with protein sequence MKRILLIGGTGFIGKQLMQQIATEQVEIFLLVRSKSKAIKLFEESGYLHRNLFQFVEGDLTKKGLGLREEDLQQVKKSDVIIHAGGPMNISISEKQATSAFLNGAKYVSEIAESIHVTKGLEHFIHVVGYMSPINDDNSDIDINVFQDAYQYSEIKNHYERTKFLADLYMRQQAKKVGYPISVINPPTVVGPSQTGSTEQVDGLGLLVKSMRKGLMPFVPGGGDYRLPLIANDALAKFIIRILNQQQPKSDTYTLVSDRQMDLNVSELLRIMAESLNVKAPTKAIPIQIMKLLLNSGGSKITGIPADSLNFLTNKDFSNAKVKNVMGPDWFRTTSVKNFLPVVIADIDYRITYPHQQLDSRFNRVLIGNVVVYQTSGEGKPFILFHGLLSDGEDLFPLGIQLHEKTGRPVWIVDLPGLGRSPFQKGKSIMTALLQTVKNLLSQVVEGAHFIGHSFGALVLISAYKDNYFRPEDSVTLLQPPVMKKVTTEFPILIKKWALKTASFSRLEKYCLETGLFAIAEQIPVHYIAKVKRSFTSPRILNTTVLLDEWSSSKEEKEMNVGAKSNLEIIWGNQDKAYQIPIKLGEVKMLPYGHHFPLSHPNETAHVILENVKI encoded by the coding sequence ATGAAAAGAATTTTATTAATAGGTGGAACTGGTTTTATTGGTAAGCAATTAATGCAACAAATAGCAACGGAGCAGGTCGAGATTTTCCTGTTGGTAAGATCTAAAAGTAAGGCAATCAAGTTGTTTGAAGAAAGTGGGTATCTTCACAGAAATCTATTTCAATTTGTAGAAGGTGATTTAACTAAAAAAGGGTTAGGATTACGTGAAGAGGACCTGCAACAAGTAAAAAAGAGTGATGTAATCATTCATGCAGGTGGACCAATGAATATTAGTATCTCTGAAAAACAAGCGACGTCAGCGTTTTTAAACGGTGCAAAATATGTGAGTGAAATTGCAGAAAGCATACATGTAACAAAAGGTTTAGAACATTTTATCCATGTAGTAGGGTATATGAGTCCAATTAATGATGACAACAGCGATATAGATATTAATGTATTTCAAGATGCATACCAATATTCAGAAATAAAAAATCATTACGAACGTACAAAATTTTTAGCTGATCTCTATATGCGGCAACAGGCAAAAAAAGTAGGTTATCCTATTTCGGTTATTAATCCCCCTACAGTTGTTGGTCCTAGTCAGACTGGGAGTACAGAACAGGTGGATGGGTTAGGGTTGCTTGTAAAAAGTATGCGTAAAGGTCTTATGCCATTTGTACCTGGGGGAGGGGATTATCGACTTCCACTGATTGCAAATGATGCATTAGCAAAATTTATTATCCGAATTTTAAATCAACAGCAGCCGAAGAGCGATACATATACACTCGTCTCAGACCGTCAAATGGATCTAAATGTATCTGAATTACTTCGTATCATGGCGGAAAGTTTGAATGTAAAAGCACCTACTAAGGCTATTCCAATACAGATTATGAAATTATTACTGAATAGCGGAGGAAGTAAGATAACAGGAATTCCAGCAGATAGTTTAAACTTTTTAACGAATAAAGACTTCTCAAATGCCAAGGTGAAAAACGTAATGGGACCAGATTGGTTCCGGACGACGAGTGTAAAGAACTTTTTACCAGTTGTAATTGCAGATATAGATTATCGTATAACGTATCCTCATCAGCAATTAGATTCCAGATTTAATAGAGTACTTATCGGTAATGTCGTTGTTTATCAAACAAGCGGAGAAGGGAAGCCATTTATATTATTCCATGGTTTATTGAGTGATGGAGAAGATTTATTTCCACTAGGGATTCAGTTACATGAAAAAACAGGCCGACCTGTGTGGATTGTTGATTTGCCTGGTTTGGGACGTTCACCTTTTCAAAAGGGGAAATCTATAATGACTGCTTTGCTTCAAACAGTTAAAAATTTATTGTCGCAGGTTGTGGAAGGTGCTCACTTTATTGGTCATTCATTTGGTGCACTTGTGTTAATATCTGCATACAAAGATAATTATTTTCGTCCAGAGGATTCTGTCACACTACTTCAACCGCCTGTGATGAAGAAGGTTACGACAGAATTTCCAATCCTTATAAAAAAGTGGGCTTTAAAGACAGCAAGTTTTAGTCGGTTAGAAAAATATTGCTTGGAAACAGGATTGTTCGCCATCGCTGAGCAAATTCCTGTGCATTATATTGCAAAAGTTAAACGAAGCTTTACCTCCCCTAGAATTTTAAATACGACTGTTTTATTGGATGAGTGGTCATCGAGTAAGGAAGAAAAGGAGATGAACGTTGGTGCAAAAAGTAATCTTGAAATTATTTGGGGTAATCAGGATAAGGCTTACCAGATCCCTATCAAGCTGGGGGAAGTCAAGATGCTTCCATATGGGCATCATTTTCCACTAAGTCACCCAAATGAAACAGCACATGTCATCTTGGAAAATGTGAAAATTTGA
- a CDS encoding HU family DNA-binding protein, giving the protein MNKTELINAVAESSELSKKDSTRVVDSVMETITKALKNGEKVEILGFGAFSVSERAARKGRNPQTGEEIEIAASKAPTFKAGKNLKDAVKE; this is encoded by the coding sequence ATGAACAAAACAGAACTTATTAATGCAGTAGCTGAAAGCTCTGAACTATCAAAAAAAGACTCAACTAGAGTAGTTGACTCAGTAATGGAAACAATCACAAAAGCATTGAAAAATGGTGAAAAAGTAGAAATCTTAGGATTTGGTGCTTTCTCTGTTAGCGAACGTGCAGCTAGAAAGGGTCGTAACCCGCAAACTGGTGAAGAAATAGAAATTGCAGCAAGTAAAGCACCCACTTTTAAAGCTGGAAAAAACTTAAAAGATGCTGTAAAAGAATAA